A window of Castanea sativa cultivar Marrone di Chiusa Pesio chromosome 1, ASM4071231v1 contains these coding sequences:
- the LOC142644438 gene encoding pentatricopeptide repeat-containing protein At5g39680 — protein MLPCKIIPKSMSTPKLPTGPLKYAPFLFKPNLKPSSLVDPIKLLKISAETKNLRLGKILHALLITSNQPSKNGHPVFQTNSLIYFYVKCDEVSVARQLFDEMPERNVVSWTALMSGYLHNGLAFEVLSLYKKMVSLDGLCPNEYVFAVVISSCSDSGRVEEGKQCHGYVLKSGLVLHQYVKNALICMYSRSSDVDGAMRVLNTVPGYDVFSYNSVINKLIELEYLREALEVLDRMMVECVVWDNVTYVAIFGLCARLKDLKLGFQVHGQMLKSDLECDVFVSSAMVDMYGKCGKILYAKKVFDCLQNRNVVSWTSIMAAYLQNGYFEEALNLFPKMEIEDIMPNEYTYAVLLKSSAGLSALGLGDLLHARAEKSGFKEHVIVGNALVIMYSKTGNIKEANKIFSDMIFRETITWNAMICGYSHHGLGKEALTVFQDMLVAGVCPNYVTFVGVLSACAHSCLVQEGFYYLNQLMKQMGIEPGLEHYTCFVGLLSRAGLLDEAENFMISTPVKWDVIAWRTLLNACHVHRNYGIGKRIAETVLQMDPHDEGTYILISNMYAKARRWDGVVKIRKLMRERNVKKEPGVSWLEIRNITHVFVSDDNKHPESSQIYEKVGELLAKIKPLGYVPDIAAVLHDVEDEQKEDYLSYHSEKLAIAYGLMKTPTGAPIRVIKNLRMCDDCHRAVKLISKVTNRLIIVRDANRFHHFHDGNCSCADFW, from the coding sequence ATGTTGCCTTGCAAAATCATACCCAAATCAATGTCCACTCCAAAACTGCCAACGGGGCCTCTCAAGTACGCGCCATTTCTATTCAAACCGAATCTCAAGCCTTCCTCTCTTGTAGACCCCATTAAGCTCTTGAAAATATCAGCTGAGACTAAAAACTTAAGACTAGGAAAGATACTCCATGCCTTGTTGATCACAAGCAATCAACCCTCCAAAAACGGCCACCCGGTGTTCCAAACTAACTCGTTGATCTATTTCTATGTTAAATGTGATGAAGTATCTGTTGCCCGTCAactgtttgatgaaatgcctgAAAGGAATGTAGTTTCGTGGACTGCGTTGATGTCAGGTTATTTACATAATGGGTTAGCTTTTGAAGTTCTTAGCCTATATAAGAAAATGGTTTCGTTGGATGGTTTGTGTCCGAATGAATATGTATTTGCTGTTGTTATTTCTTCTTGTTCTGATAGTGGGAGGGTTGAAGAGGGCAAGCAATGTCATGGGTATGTGCTGAAGTCTGGGTTGGTGCTTCATCAATATGTCAAGAATGCACTGATTTGCATGTATTCTAGGAGTTCAGATGTGGATGGTGCTATGCGGGTTTTGAATACAGTGCCTGGATATGATGTTTTTTCTTACAATTCAGTCATCAATAAACTTATAGAACTGGAGTATTTGAGGGAAGCTTTAGAAGTTTTGGATAGGATGATGGTTGAGTGTGTGGTATGGGATAATGTCACTTATGTTGCCATTTTTGGCCTTTGTGCTCGTCTTAAAGATTTGAAGTTAGGTTTTCAAGTTCACGGTCAAATGTTGAAGAGTGACCTTGAATGTGATGTCTTTGTTAGTAGCGCAATGGTTGATATGTATGGGAAATGTGGTAAAATTCTGTATGCAAAGAAAGTTTTTGATTGTTTGCAAAATAGAAACGTGGTCTCTTGGACGTCAATCATGGCTGCATACCTCCAAAATGGTTACTTTGAGGAAGCATTAAATCTATTTCCAAAAATGGAAATTGAAGACATTATGCCAAATGAATATACGTATGCTGTTTTGCTAAAATCCAGTGCAGGTTTGTCTGCATTAGGACTTGGAGATCTATTACATGCCCGGGCTGAGAAATCAGGTTTCAAGGAGCATGTTATTGTTGGGAATGCTTTGGTAATTATGTATTCCAAGACCGGCAACATTAAAGAAGCAAATAAGATTTTCTCAGATATGATATTTAGAGAGACCATTACCTGGAATGCAATGATCTGTGGGTATTCCCATCATGGGCTTGGTAAAGAAGCTCTAACTGTGTTTCAAGACATGTTGGTAGCAGGTGTGTGTCCTAACTATGTAACTTTTGTTGGAGTACTATCTGCTTGTGCACATTCGTGTCTAGTGCAAGAAGGATTCTATTATTTGAATCAACTAATGAAACAAATGGGCATTGAACCTGGATTAGAGCACTATACATGTTTTGTTGGGCTTCTGAGCAGGGCTGGACTACTTGATGAAGCTGAGAATTTTATGATATCTACACCAGTAAAGTGGGATGTCATTGCATGGCGTACTTTGCTAAATGCTTGTCATGTCCATCGGAATTATGGTATAGGAAAACGGATAGCAGAAACTGTCTTACAGATGGATCCTCATGATGAGGGAACATATATACTGATATCAAATATGTATGCCAAGGCAAGGAGATGGGATGGAGTCGTGAAGATCCGAAAATTGATGAGAGAAAGAAATGTCAAGAAAGAACCTGGGGTCAGCTGGTTAGAGATAAGGAATATTACCCATGTCTTTGTTTCAGATGACAACAAACACCCAGAATCTAGTCAGATCTATGAGAAGGTTGGGGAATTACTGGCCAAGATTAAACCATTAGGGTATGTGCCAGATATTGCTGCAGTATTGCATGATGTAGAGGATGAGCAGAAAGAAGATTATCTTAGTTATCACAGTGAGAAGTTGGCTATAGCATACGGTCTCATGAAAACACCTACAGGAGCACCCATCCGTGTTATTAAGAACCTTAGGATGTGTGATGATTGCCATAGAGCTGTAAAACTAATTTCAAAGGTCACAAACAGGTTGATAATTGTTAGGGATGCAAACCGTTTTCATCATTTTCACGATGGGAACTGTTCTTGTGCAGATTTTTGGTGA
- the LOC142607194 gene encoding transcription initiation factor TFIID subunit 13-like produces MNTSSAGPSSKSKAGLSQPSETSFKRKRGIFQKELQHMMYGFGDGPNPLPESVALVEDIAVEYITDLVHKAQDIGSKRGKLSVEDFLYLIRKDLPKLNRCTELLSMNEELKQARKVFESDEEKLRKVFEADEEN; encoded by the exons ATGAACACTAGTTCTGCGGGACCCTCCTCGAAATCGAAGGCTGGGTTGTCGCAGCCCTCAGAAACTTCATTTAAGCGCAAACGTGGAATCTTTCAGAAAGAGT TGCAGCACATGATGTATGGTTTTGGAGATGGTCCTAAT CCGCTTCCAGAAAGTGTTGCACTTGTGGAGGACATTGCTGTGGAGTATATCACAGATTTG GTGCATAAAGCCCAAGATATTGGATCAAAGAGGGGGAAGCTATCAGTTGAAGATTTCCTGTATCTGATACGCAAG GATTTGCCAAAACTTAACCGCTGTACAGAGTTGCTGTCTATGAATGAGGAGCTGAAACAAGCGAGAAAGGTTTTTGAGTCGGATGAAGAGAAGCTGAGGAAGGTTTTTGAGGCAGATGAAGAAAACTAG